From the Thermoproteales archaeon genome, one window contains:
- a CDS encoding M48 family metalloprotease, whose protein sequence is MESQVCERKISLIKLGESEKDEFLDFVSEFLQVAYEGEIEFLGYLKFGEDRGAVFQVAGRNDVRFEILVIASREPLVKITSLNSKTSYKRIQKIADSIEAAIVTHFEKRKMGIMYHVYVEGRDYVPSSHKSLFKKVMEKILLNKLAVMLMLPIIAYYLAYFLIGPVYAPVFLTLAYVFSQISYFRIVALLGDWKIDRDHSKVYIVKLAMPLEKYTRVISRLSKRKKVYELKRDIARYVNSGVVDKRAIRSILAKYGIFVDENTIGIKTIDLYKLVSRVFTRFKLSKPSIYIINSLTPNALISGICSRFSTLTITSGLLIKLSEEELEAVLGHEASHIKNKDIPTLFLLSSLAYIFQAYLVLDFLGPCLVFIFYVVLNLAVLTGLFFVAKILEVRADIEAALFTGGFEALKSAMRKIAYQKIIEERSPVRKLMRWFAWKQHPPVTFRLYMLDSLCWLGRGSLLAKILRYSVADIKTLISKL, encoded by the coding sequence ATGGAATCTCAAGTTTGTGAACGGAAAATAAGTTTGATAAAGCTAGGTGAAAGTGAAAAAGATGAGTTTCTGGATTTTGTATCTGAGTTTCTGCAGGTAGCCTATGAGGGAGAAATCGAGTTTCTCGGATATTTGAAATTTGGAGAAGATAGAGGTGCTGTATTTCAAGTAGCTGGGAGAAACGATGTCCGGTTCGAAATTCTTGTTATCGCGTCCAGAGAACCGTTGGTGAAGATAACATCGCTAAACTCTAAAACGTCATATAAGAGGATTCAGAAAATAGCTGATTCGATTGAAGCCGCTATAGTAACTCATTTCGAGAAAAGGAAAATGGGAATAATGTATCATGTATATGTAGAGGGCAGGGATTATGTTCCGTCAAGTCATAAATCTCTATTTAAGAAGGTTATGGAAAAAATTCTGTTGAATAAATTGGCGGTAATGTTGATGCTTCCAATTATAGCTTACTACTTAGCTTATTTTTTAATAGGTCCTGTCTATGCACCGGTATTCCTAACTCTAGCTTATGTATTCTCGCAAATTTCTTACTTTAGGATAGTAGCGTTGTTAGGTGATTGGAAGATTGATAGAGACCATAGTAAAGTCTACATTGTAAAATTAGCGATGCCGTTAGAAAAATACACGAGAGTTATAAGTAGGCTTTCAAAGAGAAAAAAGGTTTACGAGTTAAAACGCGATATAGCGAGGTATGTTAATTCTGGGGTCGTGGATAAGCGCGCGATCAGATCGATACTGGCTAAATATGGAATATTCGTGGATGAGAATACTATAGGAATAAAAACAATCGATCTTTACAAGCTAGTATCTCGCGTATTTACTAGGTTTAAATTATCAAAACCCAGTATCTATATAATAAATTCTTTAACTCCCAACGCGTTAATCTCTGGTATTTGTTCTAGGTTCTCTACTCTAACGATTACTTCTGGATTGTTGATAAAGTTGTCAGAGGAGGAGTTAGAAGCTGTTCTAGGCCACGAAGCTAGTCACATTAAAAATAAGGATATACCCACGCTTTTTCTACTTAGCAGCCTGGCGTATATTTTCCAAGCCTATCTCGTCCTAGATTTTCTAGGACCATGTCTAGTGTTCATTTTTTACGTAGTTCTTAACTTGGCAGTGCTAACAGGCTTGTTTTTTGTTGCTAAAATTCTTGAAGTAAGGGCGGATATTGAAGCCGCGTTATTTACGGGGGGTTTTGAAGCGTTAAAATCCGCTATGAGGAAGATAGCGTATCAAAAAATAATTGAAGAGCGTAGCCCAGTAAGGAAGTTAATGCGTTGGTTTGCCTGGAAACAGCATCCGCCTGTAACATTTAGATTGTATATGCTAGATAGTCTTTGCTGGTTGGGAAGAGGAAGCTTATTAGCTAAAATTTTAAGATATTCCGTTGCTGACATAAAAACGCTGATCAGCAAGCTATAG